The Methanofollis sp. UBA420 genome contains a region encoding:
- the ilvD gene encoding dihydroxy-acid dehydratase → MRSDLVKKGYPRAPNRALLRALGITDREMDLPFIGIANAWNTIIPGHTHLRSVTEKVREGIAAAGGVPFEFGVIGVCDGIAMGHEGMRYSLPSRENIADSIELMVQAHRFDGLVCVGTCDKIVPGMLMAAARLDIPAIMVTGGPMLPGNLGGRDLTLTDVFEAVGKVAAGAMGEGELHGLECAAMPGCGSCQGLYTANTMACMTEAMGMSLPGCAAIPAVDAAKLRVARESGETAVRLVHEGVTARRIITLESLRNAVRVDMALGGSTNTVLHLMAIAAEAGVPLTLADFNTISDTVPHISHMQPGGPHSMVALHRAGGIPAVLHAVMEHLEDTPTVSGRTTRSIAASASVLDTAVIRPAEHPVHAAGGLKVLHGSLAPAGAVVKAAAVDDAMWRHTGPARVFDGEDAAMKAILGQKIREGDVVVIRYEGPRGGPGMPEMLSPTAALVGFGYRQVALVTDGRFSGGTRGPCIGHVAPEAAAGGPIALVREGDRIAIDLHNRRLDLLVDEETLKSRRHEWKPVKKQLSGILARYAATVGGADTGAVQR, encoded by the coding sequence ATGAGGAGCGATCTCGTCAAGAAAGGGTACCCGAGGGCACCGAACCGCGCCCTCCTGCGGGCGCTCGGGATCACCGACAGGGAGATGGACCTCCCCTTCATCGGCATCGCCAATGCCTGGAACACAATCATCCCGGGACACACCCATCTCAGGTCTGTCACCGAGAAGGTGCGGGAGGGGATCGCCGCGGCGGGCGGTGTCCCCTTTGAGTTCGGGGTCATCGGGGTCTGCGACGGGATCGCGATGGGCCACGAGGGGATGCGTTACTCCCTGCCGTCGCGGGAGAACATCGCCGACTCCATCGAGCTGATGGTCCAGGCCCACCGCTTCGACGGCCTGGTCTGCGTCGGCACCTGCGACAAGATCGTGCCCGGCATGCTGATGGCCGCGGCACGCCTGGACATCCCGGCCATCATGGTCACCGGCGGGCCGATGCTGCCGGGCAACCTGGGCGGGCGCGACCTCACCCTCACCGATGTCTTCGAGGCCGTCGGGAAGGTCGCCGCGGGCGCGATGGGCGAGGGCGAACTCCATGGCCTGGAGTGCGCCGCCATGCCCGGCTGCGGGAGTTGCCAGGGGCTGTACACGGCGAACACCATGGCGTGCATGACCGAGGCGATGGGCATGTCCCTGCCCGGCTGCGCCGCCATACCGGCCGTGGACGCCGCAAAACTGAGGGTCGCGCGGGAGAGCGGGGAGACGGCCGTCCGCCTGGTGCACGAGGGCGTCACGGCACGGAGGATCATCACCCTCGAAAGCCTGCGGAACGCCGTCAGGGTGGACATGGCCCTCGGCGGGTCGACGAACACCGTCCTCCACCTGATGGCGATCGCCGCCGAGGCCGGGGTGCCCCTCACCCTCGCCGACTTCAACACGATCTCGGACACCGTGCCGCACATCAGCCACATGCAGCCCGGCGGGCCCCACTCCATGGTCGCCCTTCACCGCGCAGGAGGGATACCGGCCGTCCTCCACGCGGTCATGGAGCACCTCGAAGACACACCGACAGTCTCCGGCAGGACGACACGGTCGATCGCGGCCTCGGCCTCGGTCCTCGACACCGCCGTGATCAGGCCAGCCGAGCACCCGGTCCACGCGGCGGGCGGCCTGAAAGTCCTGCACGGCAGCCTCGCCCCGGCCGGCGCCGTCGTCAAGGCGGCCGCCGTGGACGACGCGATGTGGCGGCACACCGGCCCCGCCCGCGTCTTCGACGGCGAGGACGCCGCCATGAAGGCGATCCTCGGCCAGAAGATCAGAGAGGGCGACGTCGTCGTCATCAGGTACGAAGGGCCCCGCGGCGGCCCGGGCATGCCGGAGATGCTCTCGCCGACCGCCGCCCTTGTCGGCTTCGGATACAGGCAGGTCGCCCTCGTCACCGACGGACGGTTTTCCGGCGGGACGCGGGGGCCGTGTATCGGGCATGTCGCCCCGGAGGCCGCGGCAGGCGGGCCGATCGCCCTCGTCAGGGAAGGGGACCGGATCGCGATCGACCTCCACAACCGCCGCCTCGACCTCCTCGTCGACGAGGAGACCCTGAAGTCCCGTCGCCATGAGTGGAAGCCCGTGAAAAAACAGTTGTCAGGCATTCTCGCCCGGTACGCCGCGACAGTCGGCGGGGCTGACACCGGGGCAGTGCAGAGGTGA
- a CDS encoding carbonic anhydrase — MIDRFLEGNKTFIEGEFTEHRDYYRDLATGQSPTVLWIGCSDSRVAPERITGAMAGEIFVHRNIGNIVRVGDWNFATILEYAVKHLKVSDIVVCGHSDCGAMKALISDKESNEAYIPLWLSNAAVARKEVEKNTPKPSDPAGLKKWGQMIEEENVKLQLKNLRTYPIVREAEKEGRVAVHGLYFNLETGKLDQIA, encoded by the coding sequence ATGATTGACAGGTTCCTTGAAGGCAATAAGACATTCATTGAGGGCGAGTTCACCGAACACCGCGACTACTACCGCGACCTCGCCACGGGACAGAGCCCCACCGTCCTGTGGATAGGCTGTTCGGACTCGAGAGTCGCCCCGGAGAGGATCACCGGCGCAATGGCCGGCGAGATCTTCGTCCACCGCAATATCGGCAACATCGTCAGGGTCGGTGACTGGAACTTCGCCACGATCCTGGAGTACGCCGTCAAACACCTGAAAGTCTCCGACATTGTCGTCTGCGGCCACTCAGACTGCGGCGCGATGAAGGCACTGATCTCGGACAAAGAATCGAACGAGGCCTACATTCCCCTGTGGCTCTCGAACGCCGCCGTGGCACGCAAAGAGGTCGAGAAGAATACGCCGAAGCCCTCCGACCCCGCGGGCCTGAAGAAATGGGGGCAGATGATCGAGGAAGAGAACGTGAAACTCCAGCTTAAAAACCTCCGGACCTACCCGATCGTGAGGGAGGCGGAGAAAGAGGGAAGGGTTGCGGTCCACGGTCTCTACTTCAACCTTGAAACCGGAAAGCTGGATCAGATCGCCTGA
- a CDS encoding flavodoxin family protein has product MHGAWVLRSAEIVVDGTPGVLVLKGEDLSAAYPGMVRYTLEFRRGDTVLYTYLTNTYEYPPANPQTAESVALTAFHRLRQELPGRPDTFVLHPPEPVVRPLPPHRPEAAVIIQGSPRLYGNSAILAGWAADACRDAGMRCETLYPAEMRIEPCTGCFRCYNAGRCVIPDDMPAIDRALAEAGLVIVCTPVYTETVPAALKVVIDRCQAYRAGRVLAGGETGRQAGILCAVAGRKGAENFVCVSRVVGSFFRFIGAEMLGEVRVDGADAVSDIRATAGREAGVRAELRALIARAGR; this is encoded by the coding sequence ATGCACGGCGCATGGGTTCTCCGTTCGGCTGAGATCGTCGTGGATGGGACGCCTGGCGTGCTTGTCCTGAAAGGAGAGGATCTCTCGGCGGCATACCCCGGCATGGTCAGGTACACCCTCGAGTTCAGGAGAGGGGACACTGTCCTCTATACCTACCTGACAAATACCTACGAGTACCCGCCGGCCAACCCACAGACCGCGGAGAGTGTGGCGCTCACGGCCTTCCACCGCCTCAGGCAGGAACTGCCCGGGCGTCCTGACACCTTCGTCCTCCATCCACCCGAACCTGTGGTTCGGCCTCTGCCGCCCCATAGACCTGAGGCGGCGGTGATCATCCAGGGGAGTCCACGGCTGTACGGGAACTCGGCCATCCTGGCCGGGTGGGCGGCCGATGCCTGCCGGGACGCGGGAATGCGGTGCGAGACCCTCTATCCGGCTGAGATGCGCATCGAACCGTGCACGGGATGTTTCCGGTGTTATAATGCCGGCAGGTGTGTGATCCCGGACGACATGCCCGCGATAGACCGCGCTCTCGCAGAGGCAGGGCTGGTCATCGTCTGCACGCCGGTGTACACCGAGACTGTGCCGGCCGCGCTGAAGGTGGTGATCGACCGGTGTCAGGCGTACCGCGCCGGGCGCGTGCTGGCCGGCGGGGAAACCGGCAGGCAGGCAGGCATCCTCTGCGCTGTCGCCGGCCGGAAAGGCGCGGAGAACTTCGTCTGCGTCAGCCGGGTGGTCGGGTCGTTTTTTCGGTTCATCGGTGCGGAGATGCTCGGGGAGGTGCGTGTCGACGGGGCCGACGCGGTGAGCGATATCAGAGCGACGGCCGGGAGAGAGGCGGGCGTGCGCGCGGAGTTGCGGGCCCTGATCGCCAGAGCGGGGAGATGA
- the carA gene encoding glutamine-hydrolyzing carbamoyl-phosphate synthase small subunit: MKAVLGLEDGEFVVGEGFGAEGSCSGELVFTTQMTGYMEALTDPSYQGQILMFTFPLIGNYGVDHHNFQSPIVHSLGCVTREVCTHPTVKPSIIDFFEENGLYGITGVDTRRLTIKTRQHGTMRAAVIVGSDDGEEAVKMARSAPDIAAQDLFPQVSCKEPFHIPGPGKRIAVIDLGIKKNIAVSLQKRGADLYVYPYNATPAEIDRCDPEAIFITNGPGDPKQAKDAIAAVKHYLGELPVFGICMGNQVTALALGAETYKMKFGHRGSNQPVRHMNGSIYITTQNHGFAVDGDTLPEGCRVAYENVNDGTLEGFCNDDLDVLCVQFHPEAHGGPHDTERPIFDLMYRRIA; the protein is encoded by the coding sequence ATGAAGGCGGTTCTGGGTCTAGAAGACGGCGAATTTGTTGTAGGAGAGGGATTTGGTGCAGAGGGGTCCTGTTCCGGGGAATTGGTCTTTACCACCCAGATGACCGGGTATATGGAGGCACTGACCGACCCGAGCTATCAGGGACAGATCCTCATGTTCACCTTCCCGCTCATCGGGAATTATGGTGTAGATCACCATAATTTCCAGAGTCCGATCGTGCATTCTCTCGGGTGCGTCACCCGGGAAGTCTGCACGCATCCAACAGTAAAACCATCAATCATCGACTTTTTTGAAGAAAACGGCTTGTATGGGATCACCGGCGTCGACACCCGGCGGCTCACCATCAAGACACGGCAGCACGGCACCATGCGGGCGGCCGTCATCGTCGGGAGCGACGACGGAGAGGAAGCGGTGAAGATGGCCCGTTCGGCCCCGGACATCGCGGCGCAGGACCTCTTCCCTCAGGTCTCCTGCAAGGAACCCTTCCACATCCCGGGTCCCGGGAAGCGGATCGCGGTCATCGACCTCGGTATCAAGAAAAACATCGCGGTCAGCCTGCAGAAACGCGGCGCCGACCTCTATGTCTACCCGTACAATGCCACGCCGGCCGAGATCGACAGGTGCGACCCCGAGGCGATCTTCATCACCAACGGCCCCGGCGACCCGAAGCAGGCGAAAGACGCCATCGCCGCGGTGAAACACTACCTCGGCGAACTCCCGGTCTTCGGGATCTGCATGGGCAACCAGGTCACGGCCCTTGCCCTCGGTGCTGAGACCTACAAGATGAAGTTCGGCCACCGCGGTTCCAACCAGCCGGTCAGGCATATGAACGGCTCGATCTACATCACCACGCAGAACCACGGCTTTGCCGTGGACGGCGACACCCTGCCGGAAGGCTGCCGCGTCGCCTACGAGAACGTGAACGACGGCACCCTCGAGGGCTTCTGCAACGACGACCTCGACGTGCTCTGCGTCCAGTTCCACCCCGAGGCCCATGGCGGGCCGCACGATACCGAACGTCCCATCTTTGACCTGATGTACAGGAGGATTGCCTGA
- the carB gene encoding carbamoyl-phosphate synthase large subunit translates to MPKNPKIKKALIIGSGPIQIGQAAEFDFSGSQACRALREEGVEVVLVNSNPATIQTDPEMAERVYIEPLKAEIIAKIIKKEKPDGILSGMGGQTGLNLTAELAEIGALDGVEILGTPLEAIYQGEDREKFKELMNEIGEPVPKSMILEHIEDLDAALAEVGLPAIIRPAYTLGGAGGGIAHTPEELRRIVEVGLNRSRIHQVLIEESVMGWKEIEFEVMRDAADTCIIICGMENVDPMGVHTGESVVVAPILTLRDDEFQMMRSAAIKIIRALNVQGGCNIQFAFKEGDYRVIEVNPRVSRSSALASKATGYPIARVASKIAIGLRLDEILNSVTGMTPASFEPSIDYVVVKVPRWPFDKFKTADRTLTTAMKSTGEVMAIGRNLEEAFKKALRSLDSDMREHTNQNEIRMILTSPTDERFGCLFDAFRQGMTVDEIAAMTKITPFFLEKIEHLVRTEKKLKENFEEGDIRTAKRLGFSNTEIAELTGLPVDEVEKEAGRPTYKMVDTCAAEFPAKTPYLYSTWEDENENLHDTRRKVLILGSGPIRIGQGIEFDYCTVHAVQAVRDEGVAVHIVNNNPETVSTDFDTSDRLFFEPMQLEDVVNVLVNDDYDGVMVQFGGQNSVNLAIPLEQEIAKRGLKTKIFGTSPDAMDMAEDRDRFSVLLDRLGIPSAPNASAHSETEARKIARDIGYPVLVRPSYVLGGRAMEIVHDEVELDSYMKEAVRVSRQHPVLIDRFLQDAYELDVDAVCDGDEVLIGGVMEHIEEAGVHSGDSACVIPTQSLSQSVIDRVKDYTRRIALEMGVVGLINIQLAVKDDTVYVLEANPRASRTVPFVSKATGLPIAKIAAKVMMGRKLHDLGYQEKTISHVAVKEVLLPFNKLPGVDTVLGPEMKSTGEVMGIDYDFGRAYYKACLAADNDLPLRGNVFISVPDDQKEAIVPIAKKLSDLGLVLYGTGGTAEYLIQSGIDVKMVRKVQEGSPNVIDMMRKGEISLIINTPADKQSRQDHYAIMRVAVDYSVPYITTLSAAEAAARAIEVMKHEEITIEPLNHYLGKA, encoded by the coding sequence ATGCCGAAGAATCCGAAGATTAAAAAGGCCCTGATCATCGGGTCAGGGCCCATCCAGATCGGACAGGCCGCCGAGTTCGACTTCTCGGGCTCGCAGGCCTGCCGCGCCCTGCGCGAGGAAGGCGTCGAGGTGGTCCTTGTCAACTCCAACCCGGCGACGATCCAGACCGACCCCGAAATGGCGGAGCGGGTCTATATCGAGCCCCTCAAAGCAGAGATCATTGCAAAGATCATCAAGAAAGAGAAGCCCGACGGGATCCTCTCGGGCATGGGCGGCCAGACCGGCCTCAACCTCACCGCCGAACTCGCTGAGATCGGCGCACTCGACGGCGTCGAGATCCTGGGCACCCCCCTCGAAGCGATCTACCAGGGCGAGGACAGGGAGAAGTTCAAGGAACTGATGAACGAGATCGGGGAACCCGTCCCGAAGAGCATGATCCTGGAACATATCGAGGATCTGGACGCGGCTCTGGCCGAGGTCGGCCTCCCCGCGATCATCAGGCCTGCCTACACCCTTGGCGGTGCGGGCGGCGGCATCGCCCACACCCCCGAAGAACTGCGGCGCATCGTGGAAGTCGGCCTCAACCGCTCCCGCATCCACCAGGTGCTCATCGAAGAGTCGGTGATGGGCTGGAAGGAGATCGAATTCGAGGTTATGCGCGACGCCGCCGACACTTGCATCATCATCTGCGGCATGGAAAACGTCGACCCCATGGGCGTCCATACGGGAGAATCCGTTGTCGTGGCCCCGATCCTCACCCTGCGCGATGACGAGTTCCAGATGATGCGTTCCGCGGCGATCAAGATCATCAGGGCCCTCAATGTGCAGGGCGGCTGTAATATCCAGTTCGCCTTCAAGGAGGGGGACTACAGGGTCATCGAGGTCAACCCCCGCGTCTCCCGCTCCTCTGCCCTCGCCTCCAAGGCGACAGGCTACCCGATCGCACGGGTCGCCTCAAAGATCGCCATCGGCCTGCGCCTCGATGAGATCCTGAACTCGGTCACCGGCATGACCCCGGCATCCTTCGAGCCCTCGATCGACTATGTCGTCGTAAAAGTGCCGCGCTGGCCCTTCGACAAGTTCAAGACGGCCGACAGGACGCTCACCACGGCGATGAAGTCCACCGGCGAGGTCATGGCCATCGGCAGGAATCTCGAGGAGGCCTTCAAGAAGGCCCTCCGCTCCCTGGACTCGGACATGCGGGAGCACACCAACCAGAACGAGATCAGGATGATCCTGACCAGCCCGACAGACGAGCGTTTTGGCTGCCTCTTCGATGCCTTCAGGCAGGGCATGACCGTCGACGAGATCGCGGCGATGACAAAGATCACTCCCTTCTTCCTGGAGAAGATCGAGCACCTCGTCAGGACCGAGAAGAAACTGAAGGAGAACTTCGAGGAAGGGGACATCAGAACCGCAAAGAGGCTCGGCTTCTCGAACACAGAGATCGCCGAACTCACCGGCCTCCCCGTGGACGAGGTCGAGAAAGAGGCAGGCAGGCCCACCTACAAGATGGTCGACACCTGCGCCGCCGAGTTCCCGGCAAAGACGCCATACCTCTACTCCACCTGGGAGGACGAGAACGAAAATCTCCACGACACACGCAGGAAGGTGCTCATCCTCGGTTCGGGCCCGATCAGGATCGGACAGGGGATCGAGTTCGACTACTGCACCGTTCACGCGGTCCAGGCCGTCAGGGACGAGGGCGTCGCGGTCCACATCGTCAACAACAACCCTGAAACTGTTTCCACCGACTTTGACACCTCGGACAGGCTCTTCTTCGAGCCGATGCAGCTCGAAGACGTTGTCAATGTCCTGGTCAACGACGACTACGACGGCGTGATGGTCCAGTTCGGCGGCCAGAACTCGGTGAACCTGGCCATCCCCCTTGAGCAGGAGATCGCAAAGCGCGGCCTCAAGACGAAGATCTTCGGCACCTCCCCTGACGCGATGGACATGGCCGAGGACCGCGACCGGTTCAGCGTCCTCCTCGACCGTCTCGGTATCCCCTCGGCTCCGAACGCCTCCGCACATTCGGAGACCGAAGCACGGAAGATCGCACGGGATATCGGCTACCCTGTGCTCGTCCGCCCGAGTTACGTCCTCGGAGGCAGGGCGATGGAGATCGTCCACGACGAGGTCGAACTCGATAGTTACATGAAGGAGGCTGTCAGGGTCTCCAGGCAGCACCCGGTGCTCATCGACCGCTTCCTCCAGGACGCCTACGAACTCGACGTCGACGCGGTCTGTGACGGCGACGAGGTGCTCATCGGCGGGGTGATGGAGCATATCGAGGAGGCCGGCGTCCACTCGGGCGACTCGGCCTGCGTCATCCCAACGCAGTCCCTCTCGCAGTCGGTGATCGACCGCGTGAAAGACTACACCCGGCGGATCGCCCTGGAGATGGGAGTCGTCGGCCTGATCAATATTCAACTTGCGGTGAAGGACGACACCGTCTATGTGCTGGAGGCGAACCCGCGGGCAAGCAGGACTGTGCCCTTCGTCTCGAAGGCGACAGGCCTGCCGATTGCAAAGATCGCCGCAAAGGTGATGATGGGCAGGAAGTTGCACGACCTCGGGTATCAGGAAAAGACCATCTCTCATGTCGCCGTCAAGGAGGTGCTCCTCCCCTTCAACAAACTCCCGGGCGTCGACACCGTCCTCGGCCCTGAGATGAAGAGCACCGGCGAGGTCATGGGCATCGACTACGACTTCGGCCGGGCCTACTACAAGGCCTGCCTGGCCGCGGACAACGACCTGCCCCTCAGGGGCAATGTCTTCATCTCGGTGCCAGACGACCAGAAGGAAGCGATCGTCCCGATCGCAAAGAAACTCTCCGACCTCGGGCTCGTCCTCTACGGCACCGGCGGCACGGCCGAGTATCTCATCCAGTCCGGCATCGACGTGAAGATGGTCAGGAAGGTCCAGGAAGGTTCCCCCAATGTCATCGACATGATGCGCAAAGGTGAGATCAGCCTGATCATCAACACCCCGGCAGACAAGCAGTCCCGGCAGGACCACTACGCGATCATGCGGGTCGCGGTGGACTACTCTGTGCCCTATATCACCACCCTCTCTGCGGCCGAGGCTGCGGCGCGGGCGATCGAGGTGATGAAGCACGAGGAGATCACCATCGAGCCCCTGAACCACTACCTGGGGAAGGCATAA
- a CDS encoding PKD domain-containing protein has protein sequence MKDRSKDKRAHRPLAICIAIPLLLMLAGTAAATGMPDVLWERTFDSGLNDFGNGLQETGDGGFVLAGKEQNCTTSDMLLLRTDRNGTVLWNRTYDYGIYDTANAVRVTPDGGYILAGYGQTEIGGVQADGMMMVRTNSAGTPLWTGPTGNISPTWEEAKDIRVCDDGGFVLTGRDNPESGPGAAYLVRTNETGEVEWSARFLRMYDDAGYSVLQTDDGGYLVAGTSADPVNGTVDAFLRKTNETGALLWEQYYAARDLQWPAQGAKGDFQAVKVLQTADGGYALTGKTVFERPETAGAALIKTDAEGEAAWSRFYNTTCTQAFWAEDFVETSDRGFVLACHFDPVANPQNVIYLIRTNETGEITWQDFYSLGLLENDPHAIILTEDGGYAIGGESGICKGPTLFTGCSLDAFILKLGKEPPGPPPSQPFYADFAAFPRSGTAPLTVQFIDRSAGGPTTWSWNFGDGAKSNERYPVHTFTRAGTYTVSLTISDGKRSDTETKTGYITVSEEHLQANLSFIPAESAFPEGENRTFDVVMDRADKGVAFYSLAIDLTDRRVGEIVKVEMPKWLGTRFMVSPVPADSIVVSGIRGGTDPGTESITLCRITVRGDAGGQSDLVLGGAQVVGPGLEDYVLETGKARLTVTTTPTPPAALGANFTAEPLNGTAPLEVAFTDTSTGTPISWAWAFGDGNISTEPDPTHTYETPGLYTVNLTVSDGTAFSSLERTDYINVSAPLRANFTAEPLNGTAPLEVNFTDTSTGTPLSWAWVFGDGNVSTEPDPTHTYESPGLYTVNLTVSDIDEMDNETKVNFINVTA, from the coding sequence ATGAAAGATAGATCAAAGGATAAGAGGGCACATCGCCCTCTGGCGATCTGTATCGCCATCCCGCTGCTGCTCATGCTGGCCGGGACGGCCGCGGCAACAGGCATGCCCGACGTCCTCTGGGAGAGGACATTCGACTCAGGGCTGAACGACTTTGGCAACGGCCTCCAGGAAACCGGCGACGGCGGTTTTGTCCTTGCCGGGAAGGAGCAGAACTGCACGACGAGCGACATGCTCCTGCTGCGGACCGACAGAAACGGCACCGTCCTCTGGAACAGGACCTATGACTATGGCATCTATGATACGGCGAACGCCGTGCGGGTGACGCCGGACGGCGGGTACATCCTGGCAGGCTATGGACAGACAGAGATCGGGGGCGTGCAGGCCGACGGCATGATGATGGTCAGGACCAACAGTGCGGGGACGCCACTCTGGACAGGACCGACCGGGAACATCAGCCCCACATGGGAAGAAGCGAAGGACATCCGGGTCTGCGATGACGGCGGTTTCGTCCTGACCGGACGGGACAACCCGGAGAGCGGGCCGGGCGCGGCATACCTTGTCAGGACCAACGAGACCGGGGAGGTGGAGTGGTCGGCACGGTTCCTGAGGATGTATGACGACGCCGGGTACTCGGTCCTCCAGACCGACGACGGAGGTTATCTGGTCGCGGGCACATCTGCCGACCCGGTCAACGGGACCGTGGACGCATTCCTGAGAAAGACGAACGAGACCGGCGCTCTCCTCTGGGAGCAGTATTATGCGGCGCGCGATCTGCAATGGCCCGCACAGGGTGCAAAGGGAGACTTCCAGGCCGTGAAGGTGCTCCAGACCGCCGACGGCGGATACGCCCTCACGGGCAAGACCGTCTTCGAGCGGCCTGAGACGGCGGGCGCAGCACTCATCAAGACCGACGCCGAGGGCGAGGCCGCATGGTCGCGGTTCTACAACACCACCTGCACGCAGGCTTTCTGGGCCGAGGACTTTGTCGAAACCTCCGACCGGGGCTTTGTCCTTGCATGCCACTTCGACCCGGTGGCAAACCCCCAGAACGTCATCTACCTCATAAGGACGAATGAGACGGGAGAGATCACATGGCAGGACTTCTACTCTCTCGGCCTGCTTGAGAACGACCCGCACGCGATCATCCTGACCGAAGACGGGGGATACGCGATCGGCGGGGAGAGCGGGATCTGCAAGGGACCGACCCTCTTCACAGGGTGCTCTCTCGACGCTTTCATCCTCAAGCTTGGAAAGGAACCGCCCGGACCTCCGCCGTCGCAGCCCTTCTATGCAGACTTCGCAGCCTTCCCGCGGAGCGGCACCGCACCCCTGACCGTGCAGTTCATCGACCGCTCTGCCGGCGGGCCGACGACCTGGTCCTGGAACTTCGGGGACGGGGCAAAGTCGAATGAGCGTTACCCCGTCCACACCTTCACCAGGGCCGGGACGTACACCGTATCCCTGACCATCTCCGACGGGAAGAGGAGCGACACCGAGACAAAGACCGGGTATATCACCGTCAGCGAGGAACACCTTCAGGCGAACCTCTCCTTCATTCCCGCGGAGTCCGCATTCCCTGAAGGGGAGAACAGGACCTTCGACGTGGTGATGGACAGGGCGGACAAGGGCGTCGCCTTCTACTCGCTGGCCATCGACCTCACCGACCGCCGCGTGGGCGAGATCGTGAAGGTCGAGATGCCCAAATGGCTGGGTACCAGGTTCATGGTCTCGCCGGTGCCTGCCGATTCGATTGTCGTTTCCGGAATCCGGGGCGGCACCGATCCGGGGACAGAGAGTATCACCCTCTGCAGGATCACGGTGCGCGGGGACGCCGGCGGTCAGAGCGACCTCGTCCTCGGCGGTGCGCAGGTCGTGGGACCCGGACTTGAGGACTATGTCCTTGAGACCGGGAAGGCGCGCCTCACGGTGACGACCACGCCGACACCACCGGCTGCACTCGGCGCGAACTTCACGGCCGAACCCCTGAACGGCACCGCCCCGCTGGAGGTGGCCTTCACCGACACCTCGACGGGCACGCCCATCTCCTGGGCCTGGGCCTTCGGGGACGGGAACATCTCCACAGAGCCCGACCCGACACACACCTACGAGACGCCGGGGCTGTACACGGTGAACCTGACAGTCTCTGACGGAACGGCATTCTCCTCCCTGGAGAGAACCGACTACATCAATGTCTCGGCACCGCTCAGGGCAAACTTCACGGCCGAACCCCTGAACGGCACGGCCCCGCTGGAGGTGAACTTCACCGACACCTCGACAGGCACGCCTCTATCCTGGGCCTGGGTCTTCGGGGACGGGAACGTCTCCACAGAGCCCGACCCGACACACACCTACGAGTCGCCGGGGCTGTACACGGTGAACCTGACGGTCTCCGACATCGACGAGATGGACAACGAGACAAAGGTCAATTTCATTAACGTCACAGCATAG
- a CDS encoding argininosuccinate synthase: MGKGKVVLAYSGGLDTSICIPLLKEHYGYDEVVTVVVDVGQPAHEIEEGSKKGERLADHHYTIDAKDAFVAEHIFRAIKANGNYEGYPMGTALARPLIAEEIVKIAKKENAVAIAHGCTGKGNDQLRFDFIFRANGFEVVAPIREMNLTREWEIEYAEEHGVPVPVKKEKPWSIDENFWSRSIEGGKLEDPAFHPPEEIYAWTVSPKDAPDEPETITIGFEQGVPVSLNGKAMKGGDLIRELNVIAGRHGVGRNDMMEDRILGLKARENYEHPAATVLLTAHHDLERLVLTRQELSFKHGVDEKWSEMAYMGLVHEPLYAALNAFIDTTQERVTGTVDCVLFKGSVHVAGRSSPMALYSSDLVSFDSHTIDQCDAVGVSKYFGMQARLLKQIRKE; this comes from the coding sequence ATGGGAAAGGGAAAAGTTGTACTCGCCTATTCTGGCGGTCTTGACACGTCTATCTGCATCCCGCTCCTCAAGGAGCACTACGGCTACGACGAGGTCGTCACCGTCGTCGTCGATGTCGGCCAGCCTGCACATGAGATCGAGGAGGGGTCGAAGAAGGGTGAGCGGCTCGCCGACCACCACTACACCATCGACGCGAAGGACGCCTTCGTCGCGGAGCACATCTTCCGCGCGATCAAGGCGAACGGGAACTACGAGGGCTATCCGATGGGCACCGCCCTCGCCAGGCCCCTCATCGCCGAGGAGATCGTGAAGATCGCGAAGAAGGAGAATGCCGTCGCCATCGCCCACGGTTGCACGGGCAAGGGCAACGACCAGCTCCGCTTCGACTTCATCTTCCGCGCGAACGGTTTCGAGGTCGTCGCCCCGATCCGCGAGATGAACCTCACCCGTGAGTGGGAGATCGAGTACGCCGAGGAGCACGGCGTCCCGGTGCCGGTGAAGAAGGAGAAGCCCTGGTCCATCGACGAGAACTTCTGGTCCCGGAGCATTGAGGGCGGCAAGCTGGAAGACCCTGCCTTCCACCCGCCTGAAGAGATCTATGCCTGGACCGTCTCCCCGAAGGACGCACCGGACGAGCCCGAGACGATCACGATCGGCTTCGAGCAGGGCGTGCCCGTCTCCCTCAATGGGAAGGCGATGAAGGGCGGCGACCTGATCCGCGAGCTCAACGTCATCGCCGGCCGCCACGGCGTCGGCAGGAACGACATGATGGAGGACCGCATCCTCGGCCTCAAGGCCCGCGAGAACTACGAGCACCCGGCCGCGACCGTCCTCCTCACCGCCCACCACGACCTCGAACGTCTCGTCCTGACCCGGCAGGAACTCTCCTTCAAGCACGGCGTCGACGAGAAGTGGTCTGAAATGGCGTACATGGGCCTGGTCCACGAGCCCCTCTATGCCGCCCTCAACGCCTTCATCGACACGACGCAGGAGCGCGTCACAGGCACGGTGGACTGTGTCCTCTTCAAGGGGAGCGTCCATGTCGCCGGGCGGAGTTCGCCGATGGCCCTCTATTCAAGCGACCTGGTCTCCTTCGACTCCCACACCATCGACCAGTGCGATGCGGTGGGCGTCTCGAAGTACTTCGGCATGCAGGCCCGCCTGCTGAAGCAGATCAGGAAGGAATAA